In Ischnura elegans unplaced genomic scaffold, ioIscEleg1.1, whole genome shotgun sequence, the genomic window CTTTGCTGCCTTCGCCGCTGGCTTGGCTGCTGCGGGCTTCTTCTTGGGCTTGTCTGCTTTCTTTGCCTTCTTCGCAGGAGGCGCGGACTTGGAGCGCTCCTTGGgcgcggaccgcttggtggcagccttctccttcttcgcgGGCTTCGGCTTCTTGGCCGCGGCGGTCTTCTTGGCTGCGGTCTTCTTCGCCTTGGCTGCAGCGGGTGCAGCCTTGTCCTTCAGCGTGGTGGAGCTCAGCTTGAAGGACCCCGACGCTCCCTTGCCCTTGGTCTGTACGAGTGTGCCGGAGGTGACGGCGGACTTGAGGTACTTCTTGATGAAGGGGGAGAGCTTCTCGGCGTCGACCTTGTAGGAGGCGGCGATGTACTTCTTGATGGCCTGGAGGGAGGAGCCGCCGCGTTCCTTGAGGCTCTTGACGGCGTTGTTGACCATCTCGGAGGTCGGTGGATGGGAGGGCTTTGCGCGGGCCTTCTTGGAGGCGGCGCCCTTGCTGGCCTTCTTGGATGCTGCGGAGGCGGCGGGCAGGGGCTTGACGGCTGCGGTGCCGGACGGCTGGGCCGCCGGGGGCGCTGCTGCGGCTGCTGCGGTAGCGTCTGCCATGGTCTCGGACGAGAGGTATGAAGCGATGAAATTTTCGCGTTTCCCACCTTCgagatatcgtaccatttcggagcgcgTTCGCCGCTGTCGAACTTGTCGTCGGCGTTCTCCTTCGAATCTTTGTACTCGACTTCGTCTCGCACTTTATCGTTTCGGACGGCGCCGGCGGCTCCGACGTCGGCGTCCGATCTCGACGCGCGAGGCGACAGTCCCGGCCGCGCGCGGGCGGCCCGCCGTCGGCGACCGGAACGTCgcgggcgccgcggcgcccgaGCGAAATACGGCATGTCACCGGCGCGCCTTCCGACCCGATAATTAAAGTGTCGCCGTGGCGTCGCGGGTTCGCGTGGTCGATCGGCGACCTGCCTCGCCGTTTCTCTGAACCTTCCTGCGTGTGCCGGCACGCCGGCGCCGGTCTGGACGGCGCCCCGCGGACGGAGAACGATGGTCGGAAGATGTGCCTGTCGGACGGATCGGCGTCGTGTCGCGACGACTCGATCCGCGGTTGTGCATTCGTCTGTTGCACTTTTCGATCCGAGTTTGCGGCGATTTCGATCGACGATCGAGACGCCACTTCGGCGTCGCCGAAACGCGACTGTTTCCCTCGATCTCGCCTTTTCGCGACGCCGAAATCACTCTTTCCGCGTGCGACTGCGATCGTTCGCGCTGCCGCGAACCCGCGATCCCCGGGAGAAGCGGacgaatgtccataatttttgttctCGTGCCGTTATTCCACAAACGGCGGCACTCGATTATCGTTTCCCCTTTCCGGCGGGggctgaatgtcgcgagagtattCCGATTGCGCCGCGAGTCGTGATATTCGAAGGAAATGGAATGACTCCGTTTGACGCTCCTACGGTTTTCGGTTCGCCCCGTTCGTTTCACTCCGTGCGCTTTCTGTGCCTATTCTGGGGGGGAATGTGGTGAATTTGATTCCTGGGCAGGGATTGCgaaaggttggtgaaaaaaaaattacgcctcgACGGGAGGGATTGTCGAGTGAGGCTGGCTTTTCCATACTCGAGTCGCAGGATATTTCTGGTCTAGCGTGCGATTCTGGAAATTGATGACTGCGATTTTCTGTGTGTGAgaaggctgattttgaatgacttttgtgaaaatgaattaccgtTCCCTACAACATTGTGACGACGTAGCGCGTTACACGTATTACTTAAATTACCACACGCCACTTCGGGATTGGAAATGATGTGTCTTTCCCGCAGGAACGTGTATTCGTGAATGCGGACGTGCAAGGGAAAAGATGTACTCTTCACATCGCCGATCGATAACTTTCCCTTTGTTAGTTTTTCGTACATTGTTCTGTGGATTAATTCCACTCTCTACGGTAACGTCCAAGTTTTAAacctaactttgctatttcctgaaacgtggtatttgttgtttcggcattcttacaattacctcttttggcaaatcaattttcctttgacttacttcgtttgtcaatatttccgatgCATTTCACTGTCTGATTGCGGAATTACGAAGGAAAAGAGCGAGTACGACTTCGGAGTTATTCCTTTCGAACTTCACATATCCCTATTGCAATGCATGAAGTGACAATCTGCATGTTATGACGAAATGTCACACGCCTACGACGAATACATCGTGCGCTGTCGCAGTAGCCACGTATGTGGCATTAACGTAGCTATTATTCTGTCGAACTTTGTCTCCAAataattaattgtcatttttctgcacgttttaaaacgtgcctCATGAAAATCCGACCGGAAGTGTGGTTTCCACGCTCACTTGTTGAGTTTAAACGGACACTTTGCAATGTGACGGGCACAGAGCATGgaacattgttgaaattttcaattccgtcgcactgaaggtccacgataatgtttgtttcaatttatgttaacgttctaaaacgtctcccgtccaaatccctctgtaattattgctttttatgaataatttggagtatggcattggaaatttgtttttgtcagcaacggattacaatatatttcttaaaccatggaatcagtcgcactgacactagtcacgaataattgccttaatttccttgtcgttttaaaaccggtcccatcaaaattcactggtttttactgttcatatgacataacgttgatattgaaaaatcagcatttgctgtcagacacataatatgggatatttttcaaagtattcattctGTGGCTACGGAACTCCGCTATAATGTTCTTTTTGAATACACCTAAGTTTTgaaacgtctcccgtccaaatcccacggtaattatggtttttagaaataattttgagtatgaaaatggaaatttgattaactcattagcaactgtaacacatttttaaaactatttactccgTTGCACTGACACTTGTCAcgaatatttgtcttaattttcttgtcgttttaaaaccggtcccatcaaaatccactggtttttactgttcatatgacATAATGCTGATATTGAAAATTCAGTCTTCGCTTACTTTCAACCCAAAAAATGgcgtattttgaaagtattcattcagAGACTATGATACTCCTCAATAATGTCTGTTTTCActttaagaacgttttaaaatgtctcccatcaaaatccctcggtaattatggtttttataaataatattgagtttgaccctaggaatttcatgtcgacagccagggagtgtaacatattaattaaaccattaattcaatcgcactgacactcgtcaccgacaattgccttatctctcctattgttttaaaacttgtcccaccaaaatccgctggttttcactgtttataggacataatgttgttattcaatatttagcctctgcaatatttcagtcacttcaaccgtaatattttttaaactaattactctaacgctacgaaactcgacactaacgtatgttttactattgttaacgttttaaaacgcatcccgtcaaaatccctcggtaattatggtttttatgaataattttgagtatgacacatttaatgtcattatgtcatacacacattgtaacatattaattcaaccattaattcaatcgcactgacactcgtcaccgacaattgccttatttctcctattgttttaaaacttgtcccaccaaaatccgctggttttcactgtctataggacataatgttgtttttcaatatttagcctctgcaatatttcagtcacttcaaccggaatattttttaaactaattactctaacgctacgaaactcgacactaacgtatgttttactattgttaacgttttaaaacgcatcccgtcaaaatccctcggtaattatggtttttatgaataattttgagtatgacacatttaatgtcattttgtcatacacacattgtaacatattaattcaaccattgattcaatcgcactgacactcgtcaccgacaattgccttatttctcctattgttttaaaacttgtcccaccaaaatccgctggttttcactgtctataggacataatgttgtttttcaatatttagcctctgcaatatttcagtcacttcaaccggtatattttttaaactaattactctaacgctacgaaactcgacactaacgtatgttttactattgttaacgttttaaaacgcatcccgtcaaaatccctcggtaattatggtttttatgaataattttgagtatgacacatttaatgtcattttgtcatacacacattgtaacatattaattcaaccattgattcaatcgcactgacactcgtcaccgacaattgccttatctctcctattgttttaaaacttgtcccaccaaaatccgctggttttcactgtttataggacataatgttgttattcaatatttagcctctgcaatatttcagtcacttcaaccggaatattttttaaactaattactctaacgctacgaaactcgacactaacgtatgttttactattgttaacgttttaaaacgcatcccgtcaaaatccctcggtaattatggtttttatgaataattttgagtatgacacatttaatgtcattttgtcatacacacattgtaacatatgaattcaaccattaattcaatcgcactgacactcgtcaccgacaattgccttatctctcctattgttttaaaacttgtcccaccaaaatccgctggttttcactgtttataggacataacgttgttattgaatatttagcctctgcaatatttcagtcacttcaaccggaatattttttaaactaattactctaacgctacgaaactcgacactaacgtatgttttactattgttaacgttttaaaacgcatcccgtcaaaatccctcggtaattatggtttttatgaataattttgagtatgacacatttaatgtcattatgtcatacacacattgtaacatattaattcaaccattaattcaatcgcactgacactcgtcaccgacaattgccttatttctcctattgttttaaaacttgtcccaccaaaatccgctggttttcactgtctataggacataatgttgtttttcaatatttagcctctgcaatatttcagtcacttcaaccggtatattttttaaactaattactctaacgctacgaaactcgacactaacgtatgttttactattgttaacgttttaaaacgcatcccgtcaaaatccctcggtaattatggtttttatgaataattttgagtatgacacatttaatgtcattatgtcatacacacattgtaacatattaattcaaccattcattcaatcgcactgacacacgtcaccgacaattgccttatttctcctattgttttaaaacttgtcccaccaaaatccgctggttttcactgtctataggacataatgttgtttttcaatatttagcctctgcaatatttcagtcacttcaaccggaatatttttcaaactaattattctaacgctacgaaactcgacactaacgtatgttttattattgttaacgttttaaaacgcatcccgtcaaaatccctcggtaattatggtttttatgaataattttgagtgtgacacatttaatgtcattttgtcatacacacattgtaacatattaattaaaccattgactcaatcgcactgacactcgtcaccaacaattgccttatctctcctattgttttaaaacttgtcccaccaaaatccgctggttttcactgtttataggacataatgttgttattcaatatttagcctctgcaatatttcagtcacttcaaccggaatattttttaaactaattactctaacgctacgaaactcgacactaacgtatgttttactattgttaacgttttaaaacgcatcccgtcaaaatccctcggtaattatggtttttatgaataattttgagtatgacacatttaatgtcattttgtcatacacacattgtaacatatgaattcaaccattaattcaatcgcactgacactcgtcaccgacaattgccttatctctcctattgttttaaaacttgtcccaccaaaatccgctggttttcactgtttataggacataacgttgttattgaatatttagcctctgcaatatttcagtcacttcaaccggaatatttttcaaactaattattctaacgctacgaaactcgacactaacgtatgttttactattgtgaacgttttaaaatgcatcccgtcaaaatccctcggtaattatggtttttatgaataattttgagtgtgacacatttaatgtcattttgtcatacacacaatgtaacatatcaattaaaccattgactcaatcgcactggcactcgtcaccaacaattgccttatttcttctattgttttaaaacttgtcccaccaaaatccgctggttttcactgtttataggacataatgttgttattcaatatttatcctctgcaatttttcaggcacttctactggaatatttttaaaactaattattctaacgatacgaaactcgacactaacgtatgttttactattgttaacgttttaaaacgcataccgtcaaaatccctcggtaattatggtttttatgaataattttgagtgtgacacatttaatgtcattttgtcattcacacattgtaacatattaattaaaccattgactcaatcgcactgacactcgtcaccgacaattgccttatctctcctattgttttaaaacttgtcccaccaaaatccgctggttttcactgtttataggacataatgttgttattcaatatttagcctctgcaatatttcagtcacttcaaccggaatattttttaaactaattactctaacgctacgaaactcgacactaacgtatgttttactattgttaacgttttaaaacgcatcccgtcaaaatccctcggtaattatggtttttatgaataattttgagtatgacacatttaatgtcattatgtcatacacacattgtaacatattaattcaaccattgattcaatcgcactgacactcgtcaccgacaattgccttatttctcctattgttttaaaacttgtcccaccaaaatccgctggttttcactgtttataggacataatgttgttattcattatttagcctgtgcaatatttcagtcacttcaactggaatattttttaaactaattactctaacgctacgaaactcgacactaacgtatgttttactattgttaacgttttaaaacgcatcccgtcaaaatccctcggtaattatggtttttatgaataattttgagtatgacacatttaatgtcattatgtcatacacacattgtaacatattaattcaaccattgattcaatcgcactgacactcgtcaccgacaattgccttatctctcctattgttttaaaacttgtcccaccagaatccgctggttttcactgtctataggacataatgttgttattcaatatttagcctctgcaatatttcagtcacttcaaccggaatattttttaaactaattactctaacgctacgaaactcgacactaatgtatgttttactattgttaacgttttagaacgcatcccgtcagaatccctcggtaattatggtttttatgaataattttgaatatcacaattggaatttcatttactCAGCCACACAAATGTCTGCCGTTCCCTTATCAAAACTATGTTCTTTCACGGATTAACACCAGTTCACTTTTAAAACGAAGGAAGAGTTAATGCACGTATTCCTGACGAGTTTCATTGCACGactcattacaatttcatttatatcacatattatgTAATCTCCAAGCCCTGATGCCACAACTGCACATATCAACATTCCCCCAATCATCATTCTATTCCCAAACTATCGCCATGGACTAACGCTTCCTTTGATACACTTCCTAAAACGCATACTCCAGTCAAGTTTTACAATTTCCGAACATCAAATAGcaatgttattctgcataatgccccgacaattaagacttgttttcaaattgcaaacttcacctatcatgatatctctccttgggtatcgatttccatcacataccttttcaaatgctaagaaaggtaaaccacttattcctgaccagtttaattgcataaaacaaactaatttccataatgacacagtttgtgtactctcgaagcgttgacaacataacagctcattccaacatttaaccatgaaaattatatttccctaacgacgcccagcctttaactaataacatgatcagtaatttatggaaagaattaatgtatgaattcactgcattacgccccacatttccctatcgtttgcctttcttatcagcaaactcctacacatcggccaacttcagcctgaacaaacaaatgatgtattggttgtatttgcaatgcaacgacataattaccacattcacatgaaagtatgcacTACCAATTTCTTCGCGTTAACACATTTTCTCAGTCACACGCAATAacggatttattttccgaatttttcctctgtcgccttccaacacttcactttgcgccgcctttcttctaccatacatttcacaaacacggggacaacatcgacacggggacttcacttgcacattagggaacacttgtcacagtgtttgcgacgagtaccacttccacattgcgttttaatacctacaatttttactcaaattccgtgaggttcttgcgtgatgcaagaatcctagccgatagttccgcaactgccactagggcgcaccacctcccgagacacggttccgtgaaacggcaggcgatgagtccagcatacgatacaatgtattataccatccgagaatgccacgtttaaccaagaaatgtaactaattccacgtcaatgagtgctgcgctgtcattacccgtacgcctgtgttgttgattctcgtcttgcctcgttgccaaggtaatggcgtattgttgatcgagcatcgaaatttcgtgctttcgcgaaaacgtaccgtgggatggttagggagatgtaccgttgaacatcgatggtatgataacaatcttcaaaccttatcttttctgaaaatgaccgttattaattacttgggtagtttaaactatttctaataattcaatgaaaaaccctctgcacgccatctcccaatggacaccgggaagcggaagccgatttccatgcctttagagtatgtaatcccgctgtgataaccgaggatcgaaggaaaatgtcgcgtggcatgcaaattaaaattattcccaaacctatttctctcattcaccacatatcggaatcaacgaaactctcgcattagggaataaattccgaggaagtgattgcagtaatgactgaaaatggatttttcccaaagcctttcctctccaacgctacattaatgtcactcttgaaacacgcgaataaaatatgtagaaaatatttcacatagtgacatttctttctcaaaagaaattttcgcggcatattcctgctctgcattgctcgcggtaggtgattgaaaatattttttttaaacaagttgaagaataaaagtaatgccaacagcacccggtattcccaggcggtcacccgtccaagtactatccgggccctacgtagtttaacttcggtgatcgaacgagaaccggtgaattgtacgtggtgtggccgttggcgagtacatgaccgaatcctcaaaaagttatcatgacttgagaatcgaaggaagatctggtttcttcgcggttgtatctgcttttgtttctgttgaatagttaccatttccagacaacagtccctttatgcttaagcaattctcaattccgttatatcttttggtccatctttgaaaatgtgtttatgaaaaatgtctttcgtaacggtgtgcttgttggtgtaatggcgattcgtttcagctttaatccattggtaaatgtcgcctgttgttgtttcgactgtttaatgatcgatgtaacgcaagggatgcatttacttcttcaaagaaattttctggcaaaagatgattatgtaatgcgtaacgagggaattaatttgagaaagataattcttgtcgttccaatttcttcatctacattttccggacttgacggtgttatgctctttgttggttaagcaatgtgtaaaaaatcgttttcaccattcttggaacaaaaaatgtttttccctacattcatacatttttctttatgtcatttatctatctcccaatgccaacacactgccacggagacaggaattcgtggttttactccgagttatattacggaataggaaattattatccttcctcgcttatcgcgcttcactctttttcccaattgcgattatgaggtggcattactgcccctgtgatgcgaaccgatttcgtaacatttacgtggaggaatgacgaacgatagtgcgccccttcaaaaaaactgtccgttggcagggagccgacctcgattcaaagttctcccctaccgacacttgcttacgtcacacgctgccgcttctcggtcggggagacgtaccttcccccaccaccatttccgaccgtgggaacaagagtccccttcatgttcccatacaggcgggcgactggcatttgctttcgtgaaacgtatgcccgacggaaatatttccaaccctaaaatttcacttgCGCTATGGAAACACTTCATTGGACGTGTACACcgatcattgattgataaattcctcgacatgactattgcgtgaaagtaatgaaagtgtactgttgacgaaggaacggtatacattgagcgttttttctttttttcaagtattacacgttatctcgaagccttgcaaaaccctacttccattaatggcagtcgattacctttccaacatttttaatggtgctatgccatgaaagtatgtgttgctgtcattggagtgattatcctcgcctgcaagtctttcgatacggcaggtattgaatgatgccatgaatagaaaacacttactcactttttacgtcgacgggaaacaaacgaaggaggccattgcgtcttttgaaaaattcgcccgttggaacttctttttttcttcccggcgtcccctgccccactcgctgcgtttaggttcgtggtggggggaacccgtcccccaccacccggatccaagcgtgggaactaccccacacacgggttcccaggaaagttgtcttcgttgacccaagaatttccccacccccggATTCTTTCCACGTGGCGGTACTTCGCACGAAGAGAGAGTGCGTTACATAAAATTTGTggacgaataaaactttgaaacggtatggagggaaatgtttataactgactgcacgaaatggattacgtcgcactggttttttctgaaacagtcttcatcaatgaattagagaatgagggatacaaatacatcttccactaaggacgctgaataatctgattcgccaagtaatactttccaactgcaacgaaagaaaatgctcgtgacgagggagcataattttagacgattccggcatttaacgcgactccggtgtgtatggaaaaggtgtttgcgatattccgtgtccaccacggctaaaaatttatttcaaagtcacgggggactgcattgggaatgatgcatcacattttagaattttctttcattcccgtgatttaatgaagggggaaaataggcgctctgggattttctcacccgcgcggttacccgaaggaatgtttcttatttcagtagccgcctttccgtcggccgatgtgcgcagagaaagtctgtgaatcgccgggagaagcacgccgcaccatctagcggcggcggcggaaccatactcagacagttcgcagccaagtgcgaaataggcgaccagcttgttattagttaatttatggtatattaatacgagacgcagtcattcactagtaaccgaagaaggggagaatatcaataacattctcgctttttctgcatttcccttgcaaaccattcctaattaacatgctgaagtaacacaatggcaagaatggtttccaatgcggtgcacgaaaaaaaattatgttagaattatggagttatgactaaatttatcaaagttttcggttcacGAGGGACATCAAAATATTGGTAGAAATCAGCAAAGGATTTGGGgtaaagtgtatgaaattggattgctatttgtcaacttacaggccacagaattttttttcccgtgtcttatatgtcttcgggaggcaatttatattaagcagacaacattcccctattaataaaaattagcagtacttgcaagaagtggcatttttgataagcgaattccatgattttccaccgttggttgctatgttacgtcgcacgtaacgttgaaagaattagcgatgcaaagtttccattatttgctgtactcgcgttacgtcttgcattgaaatgtttatgtgtagcaaacagccaacaggaaaccaaataacttcgttactaagggtaactatatcgttcagcgctcaagcgaaactgctcaatgtcacgaaaagctttccaaataattgagttatgctttgaaaatcattgtggaagagacgagtgtgttcattaacatatactcaaggcagaaggcacggaaatttattgctatggattaagtcgttccgtgcgttttaatacagtgtagagaaatgtggattgcctactcataagatattaattaatcggttctctccctttactgactaaatgtacggctatactccgaaactctgcgaacttttctcgtgtactgcgaatatgtacaactatgggagttcggtttaaggataagtcgttgacactggcagacagtgacgatatcacttattgagaagaggaaggatatttgacgTATGTAGGGTGCAATCGAGGAAGGAAAGTAGACCTGACTACTCACGAGGAATAATTAATTCGCATAAGGAAATTCTTCGATCGCTCGCGAAAGGATGTAATTTCCGCTTCACTCCGATGGCAAAGAGACTGGAGAACGATTGTCATTCACCGTGGCATGCAAAAATGTAGTAAGAACTTACGGTACCgttagggaaaatgtaaaaattgaatcgtggacaactgcgggcagcaactcgggcacgaaacattttcagagtaggAAGGAACGGTGACAAACAGTTAAATCGCTCACGCATTCGTCGCGGAATCGATATGCTAATGAAATGGTCCGGTATTTACGGCTAATCAATGAATCACTTCTAATCACCTAACCTAAGGTATAACCGAGCCGAGTTCTTTCCCCGCTTATCCGTGTTATCGCGACGAGCACCTACGTCCGAGATGTTCTCTGCCTCGCGGCCCCCCTGCCCTGCACCCGCGATGCCGAGAATCGTCAGCCGCACGGAGTGTATTCCTGCCTGGAGTCGAAGCGGTCCGCTCCCTCCGAAcgccgaaatgaaatgcaaatcgcgggcggaggaaagacaccgcttgacagtcgtcacttcactggcagatgatcatttacgaggcggtcgtgttccgat contains:
- the LOC124173570 gene encoding late histone H1-like → MVRYLEGGKRENFIASYLSSETMADATAAAAAAPPAAQPSGTAAVKPLPAASAASKKASKGAASKKARAKPSHPPTSEMVNNAVKSLKERGGSSLQAIKKYIAASYKVDAEKLSPFIKKYLKSAVTSGTLVQTKGKGASGSFKLSSTTLKDKAAPAAAKAKKTAAKKTAAAKKPKPAKKEKAATKRSAPKERSKSAPPAKKAKKADKPKKKPAAAKPAAKAAKSPSKAKKAPTKPKAPKPKKTPTKPKPAAAKKAAAAPKKK